From a single Bufo bufo chromosome 9, aBufBuf1.1, whole genome shotgun sequence genomic region:
- the SLC35A3 gene encoding UDP-N-acetylglucosamine transporter, with product MASHLKYISLGILVFQTTSLVLTMRYSRTLKEEGPRYLSSTAVVAAEVLKIVACIFLVYKENSCSLRALNKLLHDEIINKPMETLKLAIPSGIYTLQNNLLYLALSNLDAATYQVTYQLKILTTALFSVSMLQKKLTKYQWLSLVILMAGVTLVQWPSDSPSAPSKEVSVGSRFVGLMAVLTACFSSGFAGVYFEKILKETKQSVWIRNIQLGFFGGIFGLMGVFIYDGDQVSKEGFFQGYNNLTWTVVALQALGGLVIAAVIKYADNILKGFATSLSIILSTLISYFWLQDFVPTSVFFMGAVFVISATFLYGYDPKPSVNPIKA from the exons ATGGCGTCTCACCTGAAGTATATCTCCTTGGGGATCCTAGTGTTTCAGACCACCAGCTTAGTCCTGACTATGCGCTACTCTCGAACACTCAAGGAGGAAGGGCCCCGGTACCTGTCTTCCACTGCTGTAGTGGCTGCAGAGGTGCTGAAAATTGTAGCCTGCATCTTTTTAGTGTATAAAGAAAACa GCTGTAGTCTCCGTGCTCTGAATAAACTCCTTCATGATGAGATCATCAATAAACCAATGGAGACTCTAAAGCTTGCCATACCCTCTGGGATCTACACCCTGCAGAATAACCTCCTCTATCTTGCACTGTCCAATCTTGATGCTgccacgtaccag GTCACCTATCAGCTCAAAATCCTCACCACTGCTTTATTCTCAGTGTCCATGTTGCAAAAAAAGCTAACCAAGTATCAGTGGCTTTCTCTGGTAATTCTTATGGCCGGCGTAACACTTGTCCAG TGGCCCTCAGACTCTCCCAGTGCCCCTTCAAAGGAAGTATCAGTCGGTTCCCGGTTTGTGGGTCTCATGGCTGTCCTCACTGCGTGTTTCTCCAGTGGCTTTGCTGGTGTCTACTTTGAAAAAATTCTTAAAGAAACCAAGCAGTCTGTGTGGATTAGAAATATACAGCTAG GATTCTTCGGGGGTATATTTGGTTTGATGGGCGTTTTTATTTATGATGGAGATCAGGTCTCAAAAGAGGGATTCTTTCAAGGGTACAATAATCTGACCTGGACGGTTGTGGCTCTTCAG GCTCTAGGTGGATTGGTGATTGCTGCTGTGATCAAATATGCTGATAATATCTTGAAAGGATTTGCGACCTCTCTTTCAATCATTCTGTCAACATTAATCTCCTACTTTTGGCTGCAAGACTTTGTTCCTACAAG TGTGTTCTTCATGGGAGCAGTATTTGTTATTTCTGCCACCTTCCTCTACGGCTATGACCCCAAACCATCTGTAAACCCGATTAAAGCATGA